Sequence from the Planctomycetota bacterium genome:
CGGCGGTCGCGCTCCTGAATCTCCTCGAGCACTTCCCGGAACGACCGGTACTCGCCCCGAGCCTCGAGTTCCACTTGCCGACGCCGCGCCCGCTCCCTCGGGTCCGCATTCAGGAAAAATTTCACCTCGGCGCCGGGGAAGACGACGGTTCCCTGGTCGCGTCCCTCGGCGACGACATCGCCGGCCCGTTCGGCGAAGGCGCGCTGCTTCCGAACCATCACGCGGCGGACGGTGGGCGCGCGGGCGACGTAATGCGCGTGCGTGCTCACCCGGTTGGCGCGGATGGCGTCGGTGACGTCGCGGCCGTCGAGACGGACCCGCTGCTCGCCCGCCCGGCCGTCGAGTTCCACGTCGCTCGCCACGGCGAGGGCCTCGAGGGCTTTCTCGTCTTCCAGGTCCACGCCGGTTTCGAGGGCCTTCAAGGTCAGCGCGCGGTACATAGCGCCGGTGTCGAGGTGGGCGGCTCCGAGGCGTCGGGCCAGGCCCGCCGCCGCCGTGCTTTTCCCGCTGCCGACCGTCCCGTCAATCGTGACAATCATGGCGGCGGCATTATATCGCCCCCCTCCGGGGCGGAAAAGACTGGAATTGCCGGCCTGCGGCGCGGAGAATCCCCCCATGAGCACGCTTCGCGGCTACGGGCGTCTCCTTCGCGTTCCGCTGTTCGTGACGGCCATCTCGGACGTCATCGCCGGCTACGCCGTCGCACTTATCGGTTCCGGGAAGATCACCGACTTCGACGGGCGGACGGTCATCCTTCTGGCGGGCATCTCCGCAGGGCTTTACCTGTTCGGCATGGTCGAGAACGACCTGGTGGACCTGCGGCGCGACAGGCTGATGAACCTTCCCCGGCCGCTCGTCACGGGCGAGGTCGGCCTGACGGGGGCCTGGCTGCTGCTTGTCGCCGCCGCGGCGCTGGCGATTCTCGGCGTCTCCCGGCTGACGGGCTCCGCGGTGCTCCTGGCCATCGGGACCTTCGGCGTCATCAACCTCTACAACCTCGGCGCGAAGCAAGGCCCGGCCTACGTCGCGATGACCGTCATGGGCCTGTGCCGGTTGCTGAACTACGGCATCGGTGTGGCCGCGGCCGTCGGCTCACCCCA
This genomic interval carries:
- the cmk gene encoding (d)CMP kinase yields the protein MIVTIDGTVGSGKSTAAAGLARRLGAAHLDTGAMYRALTLKALETGVDLEDEKALEALAVASDVELDGRAGEQRVRLDGRDVTDAIRANRVSTHAHYVARAPTVRRVMVRKQRAFAERAGDVVAEGRDQGTVVFPGAEVKFFLNADPRERARRRQVELEARGEYRSFREVLEEIQERDRRDSTREASPLKAADDAVRVDTSGMTIEEMIEALVAEVRRRTKETP